Within the Vagococcus carniphilus genome, the region TTTCCAGTAATCGTTCTTCTTTGACTAATATGCCTTCATATTTAAAAGCTTTCAGCATCTCTTCTTCTAATGTTTCATCCGTAATTTTTTCAGATCCTGTTAAAACTGGGTTTTGAACATGCATATAAAAAGCGCCTGCTGCCTTGGCTTTTTCTCCAACTAACGTAACGGCATTTTCTAAAGCCACATTTAAATAAGTGACCATCTGAAGTGCTAATCCATAATAAGCATCAACAAAATCAAAATTATGCTTACTTGATTTGTAATCAATCACTGATAAGTATACGTCTTCTTCTATTTTCATCTTATCAATTCGGTCAATTTTTCCTCGAACTTTTAATTTTTTCTGTTGACTCAATTCAAAATCTAGACTATCTAAACTAATTTCCTGCAAAGCTTGTCCAAATAAGACTTCTGTTTGAATCACATCCATATTACTTCGTTCACTTTGTCGTTTTAAAGACCAACCAACTCGGTGAATTGTTTTTTCTAATTGATATTTGATATAGTTCATTCGGTTTGTTGTGTTCAAAATAGCAAATTTATCTTCTCCAAGAACATTCATCAAAACCGCTTGAGTTAAATCATAGATATCACCTTGAGTCATTTGACTCAATACTAATTCTCTTTTTATCAATTCTTTAAAAAATTGATCCAAAGTTTCATGATAAAAATCTCCCGTAGCTGCTGGAGACAGTTCGAATTTATCACGCTCTTTTAAGCCTAAACCATACATTAAAAAATACTTGTATTGGCATTTGTAGAAATTCTCAATTTTCGAAACAGATGCATAAACCGTATCTCCATATAGTTCCTCTACTGAAACAGGCGATAGGTTTTCAGGTATATTTTGATGTTCTAAACTCGATAATAATCGTTTTGTTTTAAATTCTTTCTCTTTTAATAAACGTTTTTCTAATTGATTAAATAACCAAGGTGCTGGATAATTTTCATCTTGTAATAAGCGTTTAAAACCAATCCACTGACTAAGTAACACATCATCTGTTGAAAAATCAGATACATTTATGTCTTGATTCACTTCAAAACCATGTGACTTACTTTGTTCTTCAACACCAAGAGATTTTTTTAGTACTTCTAAGTAAGGGGATATTTTTATCTCTTTACTTGTTTCACTTATTCTTGGATAAGACAATATGATTTTTTCTGTTGCGGATAATAAAGAGAGATAAAAAACGAACGGTTCTTTAGCAGAGTCACCTGTCCGATCTTTTTTTAAATGTTTTTCAACAGGTAATTGTTCTTTTATCAGGCCTCGCTCTTCATCTGTCAGCAATGTTTTATTTTCAATTTTTCTTGGTAACTGTTGATCTGTTGCCCCAATAATAAAAGTGACTTTGCTTTTTTTAGCTCGAACCAAATCCATCGAAGTAACAACTAACTGATCTAAAGTTGTTGGGACTTTGCTAAAAGACAACCCTTCTAATCCTGTTTGGAATATTTGTATAAACTCTTTCAATTCAAACGGATAGTCGCCCATTAGTTCGGTGTATTCATCTAATAAAGTCATCAATGATTGCCAAGCTTGTTCATGATTTCTAGCTTTAATCAGATTACCTCGCAGAAGTTCTTGATCTCTCATAAACAAAATTTGTTTTTCAATACCTGCTTCAATTAAAAAATCATAAAAAACAAGACTCGCTTCTTTTCCTAGACTGACTTTTTCTAATTTTTTAAAAAAAGGAGCTACATAATCTCTAATCAAGTGACGTATATCGTTTGATTTTTCTTGAATGATTTGATCCTTGTCTAGTGTGTCTTCTTCTGAACCATAATGGTAATTAATATATTTCCAATCTTGTTTTTTTATCCAATCATTACCACTATAACCATAGGCTAATACGACATTTTCTGTGTAATCAATCTGTTCTCTAAAAGACAACATAAAGTCTTCCCATTGCAAGTTTGCTTCAAGTTCTTGATTATCTGGACAAAATAGCTCTGTTCTCAAAAATCGTAGCACATCTCGGTACTGATAGTAATGTTGATTCATATTAAAAAGAGATTGTAAAAAATCCACTAGTGGATGATGTTTCATTTCTTGCTCTTGATTCATATAAAAAGGAATATCGTTCGATGAAAAAACCGGTTCAATAATTCGTTGATACGATTCGATATCTCTTGTTAAAACAACCATGTCTTGGTATCGATAATGCCCACTTGCAACTAATTCTCTAATTTTTTTAGCAACAGACATAACTTCTGCATAAGAATCATTGCACTTCCAAATTTCTAGTACATCTTGTCCTTCTTGTTTATTCTGTGGATTAGATTTAGCTAATTTTTGACTAGCTTGCCAAGCTTCATCTATGACATTTAGTTTAGAATCAACTGCTCCTGTTAATTTTTTGTCAATTAAGACAGGTAATTGATTCATTTGAGCCAGTTGAAATAGCTCTTGATATAAAACACCTGTATTATAAAAAAGATCAATACTTTGAGGCGCCTGTTGGGTGTATTTTTGATTTAATACAAGAGCAATTCGGAATTCACCTGAAACACGCATTAATTGTTCAATCAACTGTTTTTCTATTGCTGTAAAATTAGTGAATCCAGATACAATAAACATGATGTTTTTTTGCTGATTCTCCATTAAAAATTCTGATAAAGATAACAATAAATCATGACCATCGCAGTCTAACTCAATTAATCGATTCGTGTAACAATCGAAAATTAATTGAATATCCTTAAGTTTCACTTTGATATCTGCTTCATGAGTTTCTTGTCCCATTGACAAATAAGTCTCTTCTAAATCCTTTGGTGAGATATATCCTTCTTGAAGCTCATCAAAAATCTCAATAAGTTGCTCAATAAAGCCAGGTTTATTAATTTCTTGACGAAATAAAATTAGTTCGGGCTCAATTTCTAATAATACCTGCCTTAAAACCATATATTTTCCTGATTCTGATAATTTTTGTTTTTGGTATTTTTCAGTATTTTGTAAGAAGTACCATGCTAACCGTGAAAAACTGAAAACTTGTAACCTCATACTCACCATGTGTTCCCAATCTTTATAAGGAGGAAGGTTTGATAATTCTTGTAGTACGTTAATCTCTGTTTCAAACTTAACGTGGTTAGGAACTAAGTAAAAAACTTCA harbors:
- a CDS encoding PD-(D/E)XK nuclease family protein, with translation MSIQFIIGPASADHTKELVRQADDWLKQSDENEVFYLVPNHVKFETEINVLQELSNLPPYKDWEHMVSMRLQVFSFSRLAWYFLQNTEKYQKQKLSESGKYMVLRQVLLEIEPELILFRQEINKPGFIEQLIEIFDELQEGYISPKDLEETYLSMGQETHEADIKVKLKDIQLIFDCYTNRLIELDCDGHDLLLSLSEFLMENQQKNIMFIVSGFTNFTAIEKQLIEQLMRVSGEFRIALVLNQKYTQQAPQSIDLFYNTGVLYQELFQLAQMNQLPVLIDKKLTGAVDSKLNVIDEAWQASQKLAKSNPQNKQEGQDVLEIWKCNDSYAEVMSVAKKIRELVASGHYRYQDMVVLTRDIESYQRIIEPVFSSNDIPFYMNQEQEMKHHPLVDFLQSLFNMNQHYYQYRDVLRFLRTELFCPDNQELEANLQWEDFMLSFREQIDYTENVVLAYGYSGNDWIKKQDWKYINYHYGSEEDTLDKDQIIQEKSNDIRHLIRDYVAPFFKKLEKVSLGKEASLVFYDFLIEAGIEKQILFMRDQELLRGNLIKARNHEQAWQSLMTLLDEYTELMGDYPFELKEFIQIFQTGLEGLSFSKVPTTLDQLVVTSMDLVRAKKSKVTFIIGATDQQLPRKIENKTLLTDEERGLIKEQLPVEKHLKKDRTGDSAKEPFVFYLSLLSATEKIILSYPRISETSKEIKISPYLEVLKKSLGVEEQSKSHGFEVNQDINVSDFSTDDVLLSQWIGFKRLLQDENYPAPWLFNQLEKRLLKEKEFKTKRLLSSLEHQNIPENLSPVSVEELYGDTVYASVSKIENFYKCQYKYFLMYGLGLKERDKFELSPAATGDFYHETLDQFFKELIKRELVLSQMTQGDIYDLTQAVLMNVLGEDKFAILNTTNRMNYIKYQLEKTIHRVGWSLKRQSERSNMDVIQTEVLFGQALQEISLDSLDFELSQQKKLKVRGKIDRIDKMKIEEDVYLSVIDYKSSKHNFDFVDAYYGLALQMVTYLNVALENAVTLVGEKAKAAGAFYMHVQNPVLTGSEKITDETLEEEMLKAFKYEGILVKEERLLESLDKTIDLGIKSSVYPYEQLKKGTMKSSRFVSEEELDWLIDNNQTKFKEAGEAIFKGSTKLNPAYKGQTRVACEFCPFRSVCQFDVMLKENNYHRIEPLDKEEIMKCQMEEQKNDE